In Salvelinus namaycush isolate Seneca chromosome 15, SaNama_1.0, whole genome shotgun sequence, a genomic segment contains:
- the LOC120059825 gene encoding antimicrobial peptide NK-lysin-like, translated as MKTSLVLLALSLLACSVWKIHGHRQEVDPDDQEVVEAKPKKCMEQQLKGTCWVCKWALNKVKKSISASSSQEELKQKLLSVCDNVGFLKSMCKGLVKRHLWVLIEELSTSDDVRTICVNIKACKPKEVLDLTY; from the exons ATGAAGACATCTCTGGTCCTCCTTGCCCTCAGTCTGCTGGCTTGTTCAG TTTGGAAAATCCATGGGCATCGCCAAGAGGTTGACCCTGATGACCAGGAAGTAGTGGAAGCAAAGCCGAAAAAGTGCATG GAGCAACAGCTAAAGGGGACCTGCTGGGTGTGTAAGTGGGCACTGAACAAAGTGAAGAAATCCATCTCCGCTTCCTCTAGCCAG GAGGAGCTAAAGCAGAAGCTGTTGTCTGTTTGCGATAATGTTGGCTTCCTAAAATCTATGTGTAAAGGCCTGGTGAAAAGACACTTGTGGGTGCTGATTGAGGAGCTTAGCACAAGCGATGATGTGAGGACCATCTGTGTTAACATTAAGGCCTGCAA ACCAAAGGAAGTTTTGGACCTGACCTACTGA